Proteins from a single region of Acidianus ambivalens:
- a CDS encoding deoxyhypusine synthase yields the protein MKREDLLTEVVGDITLEDIKGLDKYIELFNKIYGFSAEALYRGAKILKDMQKDADLRFISFTANLVSTGLRGLFADLIRNGYFNVVITTGGTIDHDIARSCGGKYYKGSFDYDDNMLRELHIHRLGNILVPMESYGLVVERVVKNVVDEIVKEKKEWAGYELLWEFGKRINDPHSILKAAYEKKVPIIVPGIVDGSFGTNLFVRSQFTGLRLNLFEDMRMVKDLVFSCKKSGALIIGGGISKHHTIWWNQFKDGLDYTVYLTTAQEYDGSLSGAKPREAISWNKIREHSENVVIYGDATIILPILASALLS from the coding sequence ATGAAAAGAGAAGATTTACTTACGGAAGTAGTTGGGGATATAACTTTAGAAGATATAAAAGGCCTCGATAAATATATTGAACTTTTCAATAAGATTTATGGATTTTCTGCCGAAGCTCTTTACAGAGGAGCTAAAATTTTAAAGGATATGCAGAAAGATGCAGATCTTAGATTCATATCATTTACTGCTAACTTAGTTTCTACAGGTTTAAGAGGGTTATTTGCTGACCTTATAAGAAACGGTTACTTTAACGTTGTAATAACTACTGGAGGTACTATAGATCACGATATTGCAAGAAGTTGCGGCGGTAAGTATTACAAAGGGTCTTTTGATTACGACGATAATATGCTAAGGGAGTTGCACATTCACAGACTAGGTAATATATTAGTCCCTATGGAGTCTTATGGTTTAGTAGTTGAGAGAGTAGTTAAGAATGTTGTAGATGAAATAGTTAAAGAGAAGAAAGAATGGGCTGGATATGAGTTATTATGGGAATTCGGTAAAAGGATAAACGACCCTCATTCGATACTTAAAGCTGCTTATGAGAAAAAAGTGCCAATTATTGTCCCTGGAATAGTAGACGGTAGCTTTGGTACTAATTTATTTGTTAGGTCACAATTCACTGGCTTGCGTTTAAACCTTTTTGAAGATATGAGGATGGTTAAGGATCTAGTATTCTCATGCAAGAAATCTGGAGCATTGATAATAGGAGGAGGAATAAGTAAGCATCACACTATATGGTGGAATCAGTTCAAGGATGGCTTAGATTACACTGTCTATTTAACTACGGCCCAAGAATACGACGGTAGTTTAAGCGGTGCGAAACCTAGAGAAGCTATTTCATGGAATAAAATTAGAGAACATTCAGAAAACGTTGTTATTTACGGAGACGCTACAATAATTCTACCAATTTTGGCTTCAGCCTTATTAAGTTAA
- a CDS encoding DNA topoisomerase VI subunit B produces MSEKFASISPAEFFKRNPELAGFSNPARALYQALREMVENSLDATDVHEILPSIKIIIDLIDQEKQIYKLTVEDNGIGIPPHVVPDAFGRVLYSSKYVIRQTRGMYGLGVKAAVLYSQMYQDRPVEIMTSPINSKRIYFFKLKIDVTKNEPIIYERSSILNDKGFHGTSVTLYLLGDWQRSKARIYEYIKRTYIVAPYAEFFFKDPEGNVVYYKRLTTKIPEPPKEVKPHPYGVDIELLKNMIAKQKNDYEVKDFLTKEFQSVGDVTALKILEMAKINPDKKIKSLKDDELARLTEAMKKFEDFRPPSPDALSVIGADLIELSLKNMFNPEFVAALTRKPKAYQGHPFIVEVGIAYGGAIQPMDEPLVLRYANKIPLIYDEKSDVIWKVVEEIDWKRYGIEEEQKPLVVMVHLCSTKVPYKSAGKESIADVEEIEKEIKNGIMEVSRKLRLYISEKKKEEEARKKMLTYLKYIPEIARSLAVFATDDKKELIPKVQDEIQSKLFEIVKKKLDVKDEEEYKMYKVEAL; encoded by the coding sequence TTGTCAGAGAAGTTTGCCAGTATTTCGCCTGCTGAGTTCTTTAAGAGGAATCCTGAACTGGCAGGATTCTCGAATCCTGCGAGGGCACTTTATCAAGCTTTAAGAGAAATGGTGGAAAATTCTCTTGATGCCACAGATGTTCACGAGATTTTACCTTCCATCAAGATTATAATTGACTTAATTGATCAAGAAAAACAAATTTACAAATTAACTGTTGAGGATAATGGGATAGGAATTCCACCTCATGTCGTACCAGATGCATTTGGTAGAGTTCTTTACAGTTCAAAGTATGTCATTAGACAAACTAGAGGTATGTATGGATTAGGAGTAAAGGCTGCGGTTCTTTATAGTCAGATGTATCAAGATAGGCCAGTAGAAATAATGACTTCGCCTATAAATTCAAAGAGAATTTACTTTTTCAAATTGAAGATCGACGTAACAAAAAACGAGCCAATAATCTATGAAAGATCGTCAATTCTTAACGATAAAGGTTTTCACGGAACATCCGTTACGTTGTATTTACTTGGAGACTGGCAGAGGTCTAAGGCTAGAATATATGAATATATTAAAAGAACTTACATTGTTGCGCCTTATGCAGAATTCTTCTTTAAAGATCCCGAAGGTAATGTTGTATATTATAAGAGGCTTACTACAAAAATTCCTGAACCACCAAAGGAAGTGAAACCTCACCCTTACGGTGTTGACATAGAATTATTAAAGAATATGATAGCAAAGCAAAAGAACGATTACGAAGTTAAAGATTTCTTAACTAAGGAATTCCAGAGCGTAGGAGATGTTACAGCGTTAAAAATACTTGAAATGGCTAAGATCAATCCTGATAAGAAGATAAAATCTTTGAAAGATGATGAGCTCGCAAGACTTACAGAAGCTATGAAAAAATTTGAAGATTTTAGACCTCCATCCCCTGACGCGCTATCTGTAATTGGAGCAGATCTTATAGAATTAAGCCTTAAAAATATGTTTAATCCGGAATTTGTTGCTGCACTTACAAGAAAACCCAAGGCATACCAAGGTCATCCTTTCATAGTAGAAGTAGGAATTGCATATGGTGGAGCTATACAACCAATGGATGAACCACTAGTATTAAGATATGCTAACAAGATTCCCTTAATTTACGATGAGAAATCTGATGTAATTTGGAAAGTTGTAGAAGAGATAGACTGGAAGAGGTATGGAATAGAAGAAGAGCAAAAACCACTAGTAGTCATGGTTCACCTTTGCAGTACTAAAGTTCCGTATAAGAGTGCAGGAAAAGAAAGCATTGCAGATGTTGAAGAGATAGAGAAGGAAATAAAGAATGGCATAATGGAGGTTTCCAGGAAGTTAAGATTATATATCTCAGAGAAAAAGAAGGAAGAAGAAGCAAGGAAGAAAATGCTTACTTACCTTAAGTATATTCCAGAAATAGCCAGGAGTTTAGCCGTATTCGCTACCGACGATAAAAAAGAGTTAATTCCTAAAGTTCAAGATGAAATACAATCAAAGCTTTTTGAAATAGTGAAAAAGAAGTTAGATGTAAAAGATGAAGAAGAATATAAAATGTATAAGGTGGAGGCATTATGA
- a CDS encoding DNA topoisomerase IV subunit A: MMSEFISKVDIEARKRAAEILKKKFLTLLDQINKGEPLVLEIPKRTLNNTVYDENRKLLLLGEEKLRRSFLDLNEARRFMQTTLMASIIYDALVNNEYPTIRDLYYRGKHSIVLKAPNGKTYEENTWDEQKESDSVIVDIEVFTSLLREDMLILSKEKGKVVGDMRIRSGNDVIDLSKMGHGAYSIEPTPDLIDFVDVKADFVLVVEKDAVFQQLHREGFWKKYNAILVTSAGQPDRATRRFVRRLNDELKLPVYILTDADPYGWYIYSVFRIGSINLSYESERLATPNARFLGVSMGDIFGTPKKKAYLTERERNAFIIKAKDYDIKRALEIKNYEWFKTKAWQEEINMFLQKKAKLEIEAMASKGLKFLAFQYIPEKIQTNDFIS; this comes from the coding sequence ATTATGAGCGAATTCATATCAAAGGTTGATATAGAGGCTAGGAAAAGAGCAGCTGAAATATTAAAGAAAAAATTCCTAACTTTGCTCGACCAAATTAACAAAGGAGAACCACTAGTTTTGGAAATTCCTAAAAGAACCTTAAATAATACAGTATATGATGAAAATAGGAAATTACTTTTATTAGGAGAGGAAAAATTAAGGAGAAGTTTCCTAGATCTAAACGAAGCGAGAAGATTTATGCAAACTACACTAATGGCAAGCATAATTTATGATGCCTTGGTCAATAATGAGTACCCAACTATACGTGACTTGTATTATAGAGGAAAGCACTCAATTGTATTAAAAGCACCTAACGGCAAGACATATGAGGAAAATACTTGGGACGAACAGAAGGAATCAGATAGTGTAATAGTAGACATTGAAGTATTTACTTCATTATTAAGAGAAGATATGTTAATACTAAGTAAAGAAAAAGGCAAAGTTGTAGGAGACATGAGGATAAGAAGTGGAAACGATGTTATAGATCTAAGTAAAATGGGCCACGGTGCTTACTCCATTGAACCAACTCCGGATTTAATAGACTTCGTGGACGTTAAGGCAGACTTTGTATTAGTCGTAGAGAAAGATGCAGTATTCCAGCAACTTCACAGAGAAGGATTCTGGAAGAAATATAACGCAATTTTAGTTACAAGTGCCGGTCAACCAGATAGAGCCACAAGAAGATTCGTAAGGAGATTAAATGATGAACTAAAATTACCAGTTTATATATTAACGGATGCCGATCCTTATGGATGGTACATTTATAGCGTATTTAGAATAGGCTCAATAAATTTATCTTATGAAAGTGAAAGGCTTGCTACACCTAATGCAAGGTTCTTAGGCGTGTCCATGGGCGACATATTTGGTACTCCTAAGAAAAAGGCTTATTTAACTGAAAGAGAGAGAAATGCTTTCATCATAAAGGCAAAGGATTACGACATAAAGAGAGCATTGGAAATAAAGAATTATGAGTGGTTTAAAACTAAAGCTTGGCAGGAGGAAATAAATATGTTCTTACAAAAGAAGGCTAAGCTGGAAATCGAAGCAATGGCTAGTAAAGGATTAAAGTTCCTCGCATTCCAGTATATTCCAGAAAAGATACAAACAAATGATTTTATTAGCTAA
- a CDS encoding translation initiation factor IF-5A, with protein sequence MGVNYAKVGDLKEGNYIVIDGEPCRVVEITKAKTGKHGAAKANVVAVSIFTGAKKTLMAPVDDQVEIPIIEKHVGQILADMGDKIQVMDMDTYETFEMEKPKEEDLASKIRPGAEVEYWTIMGRRKIVRVK encoded by the coding sequence ATGGGTGTAAATTACGCCAAAGTGGGCGACTTAAAAGAAGGTAATTATATAGTTATAGATGGAGAACCTTGTAGAGTAGTTGAAATAACAAAAGCAAAAACCGGTAAACACGGTGCAGCAAAGGCTAACGTCGTTGCAGTAAGCATATTCACTGGGGCTAAAAAAACGTTAATGGCTCCAGTTGATGATCAAGTTGAAATTCCAATAATTGAAAAGCACGTAGGTCAAATATTAGCAGATATGGGTGATAAAATTCAGGTAATGGATATGGACACTTACGAGACTTTTGAAATGGAAAAGCCAAAAGAAGAAGACCTGGCAAGTAAAATAAGACCTGGTGCAGAAGTAGAATACTGGACTATAATGGGGAGAAGAAAAATTGTAAGGGTAAAGTAA
- a CDS encoding signal recognition particle protein Srp54 — protein sequence MLDNLRDAVRKFLTGSSSYDKAVEDFIKELQKSLISADVNVKLVFSLTNKIKERLKNEKPPTYIERREWFIKIVYDELSNLFGGDKEPKVIPDKIPYVIMLVGVQGTGKTTTAGKLAYFYKKKGFKVGLVGADVYRPAALEQLQQLGQQIGVPVYGEPGEKDAVGIAKRGVEKFLSEKMEIIIVDTAGRHGYGEEAALLEEMKNIYEAIKPDEVTLVIDASIGQKAYDLASKFNQASKIGTIIITKMDGTAKGGGALSAVAATGATIKFIGTGEKIDELEVFNPRRFVARILGMGDIETILEKIKEVENYDKMQKKMEEVISGKGKLTLRDVYNQLIALRKMGPLSKLFQLLPGIGMLGQIPEDQLKVGEEKMRKWLAIMNSMTYEELDNPSIIDKSRMRRIALGSGTEIEDVKELIEHYNLMQRTIKMLKRRKKDVEKLLGQFGGEST from the coding sequence TTGTTAGATAATTTAAGAGACGCTGTAAGGAAATTTTTAACTGGTTCGTCTTCTTATGATAAAGCTGTAGAAGATTTCATAAAGGAATTACAAAAATCCTTAATTTCTGCTGACGTGAACGTAAAATTAGTTTTTTCACTAACAAATAAAATAAAGGAAAGATTAAAGAACGAAAAACCACCAACCTATATCGAAAGAAGAGAATGGTTTATAAAAATAGTTTATGATGAGTTATCTAACCTCTTTGGTGGAGATAAAGAACCGAAAGTAATTCCAGATAAGATACCTTACGTTATAATGCTTGTAGGAGTTCAAGGCACCGGAAAGACAACTACTGCAGGCAAATTAGCTTACTTTTATAAGAAAAAAGGCTTTAAAGTAGGCCTTGTAGGAGCAGATGTTTATAGACCTGCAGCATTAGAACAATTACAACAATTAGGCCAACAAATAGGAGTACCCGTTTATGGAGAACCTGGAGAAAAAGATGCTGTAGGAATAGCCAAAAGAGGAGTAGAAAAATTCTTGAGTGAAAAGATGGAAATAATAATAGTAGACACTGCAGGACGTCATGGTTACGGCGAAGAAGCTGCACTACTAGAAGAAATGAAAAATATTTATGAAGCAATAAAGCCGGACGAAGTAACTTTAGTAATTGACGCTTCTATAGGTCAAAAGGCCTACGATTTAGCTTCAAAATTTAATCAGGCATCAAAGATAGGTACTATAATTATAACCAAAATGGACGGTACAGCAAAAGGCGGTGGAGCCTTATCAGCAGTAGCAGCAACTGGAGCAACGATAAAATTCATTGGAACTGGAGAAAAAATAGACGAACTCGAAGTATTCAATCCTAGAAGATTTGTAGCAAGAATCCTAGGAATGGGCGATATTGAAACAATTCTAGAAAAAATTAAGGAAGTAGAAAATTATGATAAAATGCAGAAGAAAATGGAAGAAGTAATCTCTGGTAAAGGTAAGTTAACTTTGCGTGATGTATATAATCAACTCATAGCATTAAGAAAAATGGGTCCATTATCCAAGTTGTTTCAACTATTACCTGGGATCGGAATGCTTGGTCAAATTCCAGAAGACCAGCTAAAGGTAGGAGAGGAAAAAATGAGAAAATGGTTAGCTATAATGAACTCTATGACGTATGAGGAATTGGATAACCCGTCAATAATAGATAAGTCAAGAATGAGAAGAATAGCTTTAGGTTCTGGAACTGAGATAGAAGACGTCAAAGAATTAATAGAGCATTATAATTTAATGCAAAGAACTATTAAGATGCTTAAGAGGAGAAAGAAAGATGTCGAAAAACTCCTTGGACAATTTGGGGGAGAAAGCACTTGA
- a CDS encoding pseudouridylate synthase — MSKNSLDNLGEKALELLKKYPLCDSCLGRCFAKLGYRFANKERGKAIKTYLVLELDRKIKDHELEDLNEIKEILFNMGKEYSGIFDIYFSNEKFQERTCYICNSEIEEIKEDFFKKALDFLKKQGKVKYVLGVKLSEQLSRLENEFIFSNGLIYYESIRNEIKREVGKMLAKEGYEPCIENPDIDIIYDLGTRSIYTISKKYKTLYLYSRLSRRVPISSWYGKDSLEEEFNGKEILVPFTEPSEVRILDEYPLIISDEDREKIEAKGYFLRKIGKIAGREISAIMTAKPEKRIYSVLIYSKEEIGERVLGNIRLLTVEARDFKELKEKLKDIKGEIISIDLIESEGKHKILENKLTS; from the coding sequence ATGTCGAAAAACTCCTTGGACAATTTGGGGGAGAAAGCACTTGAATTATTAAAAAAATATCCCCTTTGTGACAGTTGCTTAGGTAGATGTTTTGCTAAATTAGGCTATAGGTTTGCAAATAAAGAAAGAGGTAAAGCAATAAAGACTTACTTGGTTCTAGAACTTGATAGGAAAATTAAAGATCACGAGTTAGAAGATCTTAATGAAATTAAGGAAATCCTTTTCAACATGGGAAAGGAATATTCTGGAATATTTGATATATACTTTTCCAATGAAAAATTTCAAGAAAGAACTTGTTATATTTGTAATTCAGAAATTGAGGAAATAAAAGAGGACTTTTTTAAAAAAGCCCTAGATTTTCTCAAGAAACAAGGTAAGGTAAAGTACGTATTAGGAGTAAAGCTCTCAGAACAGTTATCTAGACTAGAAAACGAATTCATTTTCAGCAATGGGCTGATATACTACGAAAGCATAAGGAATGAAATAAAGAGAGAAGTAGGCAAAATGCTAGCAAAAGAAGGTTACGAGCCGTGCATTGAAAATCCAGATATTGATATAATTTATGATTTGGGAACTAGAAGCATCTATACTATATCAAAAAAGTACAAAACATTATACTTATATTCTAGGTTATCCAGAAGAGTGCCTATATCAAGTTGGTATGGAAAAGATTCGCTGGAAGAAGAATTTAACGGAAAAGAGATCCTTGTTCCCTTTACAGAACCTTCTGAAGTAAGAATACTTGATGAATATCCATTAATAATTTCAGATGAGGATAGAGAGAAAATAGAAGCTAAAGGATACTTTCTGAGAAAAATTGGAAAAATAGCTGGAAGAGAGATATCTGCAATAATGACTGCTAAGCCAGAAAAGAGAATTTATTCAGTTCTTATATATTCAAAAGAAGAAATAGGAGAAAGAGTGTTAGGAAATATTAGACTTTTAACAGTTGAAGCTAGAGATTTTAAAGAATTAAAGGAAAAATTAAAAGATATAAAAGGAGAGATAATTTCCATAGACCTTATAGAAAGTGAAGGAAAACACAAAATTTTGGAAAACAAACTAACCTCATGA
- a CDS encoding NAD(P)-dependent oxidoreductase, translated as MIGLIGLGVMGWRIGANLANDKKLDIVWDRNEEKRKEFAKKYNVKEAKTPQELVQSSDIIISMLADDNAVNSVISPLVQLMKGKILIDMSTISPSLSVTLANKIKENGGVMYDAPVIGTSVFVEQKKINVLVGGPKEHFDKVKDLLSSTSSNIVYMGDNGFGLYSKLVNNLLLGAYAVALAEAYNFGIKSGLDKDKVAKILMELSSAKSPTSEIKTPKMVSGDYSTQFATKHMRKDLEIIQREAQNLKVITPMSSLALQFYRMAEALGYSESDYISVIEIFKKLSPS; from the coding sequence ATGATCGGCTTAATCGGCTTAGGAGTAATGGGTTGGAGAATAGGAGCAAACTTGGCTAATGATAAAAAATTAGACATTGTATGGGATAGAAATGAAGAAAAAAGGAAAGAGTTCGCTAAAAAGTATAACGTCAAAGAGGCTAAGACTCCTCAAGAATTGGTTCAGTCTTCTGATATTATAATCTCAATGTTGGCAGATGATAATGCGGTAAATTCAGTAATTTCCCCGTTAGTACAACTAATGAAAGGAAAAATACTAATAGATATGTCAACAATTTCTCCTTCACTTAGTGTAACCTTAGCAAATAAAATTAAGGAAAACGGAGGAGTAATGTACGATGCACCAGTTATAGGGACTTCAGTATTTGTAGAGCAAAAGAAGATCAATGTATTAGTAGGAGGTCCTAAAGAACATTTTGATAAAGTAAAGGATTTACTATCATCAACGTCCAGTAATATAGTATATATGGGAGATAACGGCTTTGGTCTTTATTCAAAATTAGTAAATAATCTTTTGTTAGGAGCATACGCAGTTGCCTTAGCTGAAGCATATAACTTTGGAATAAAAAGCGGTCTAGATAAAGATAAAGTCGCTAAAATTTTGATGGAATTAAGCAGTGCAAAGTCTCCAACGTCAGAAATTAAAACTCCAAAAATGGTTAGCGGAGATTACTCAACTCAATTCGCTACAAAGCACATGAGAAAAGATTTAGAAATAATACAAAGAGAAGCACAGAATTTGAAGGTAATAACTCCCATGTCGTCATTAGCTTTACAATTTTATAGAATGGCAGAGGCATTAGGCTACTCAGAAAGTGACTATATATCTGTCATAGAGATATTCAAAAAACTATCACCTAGCTAA
- a CDS encoding glycosyltransferase, whose translation MVEFTLYHHSFEVLGGSERVAIAVLNTLKSMGFKVKLVTLHIDVENVKKWDKNFVMPDEIVVKKFPIKFGLYKALFTSMLTRPGNTFSTIGDITNADYSYIHFPWSLTDNLKIINAEDNEPYIKNRKMRTYFLPYKYVHRIFFSKSKSKLLANSTWTGKILELSGYSYEVLYPPVEVEEYLKIKGNRDPKLVLSISRIAPEKNLENLFSVAKVLKDYNFVILGSSGRSKKYLEEVKSISGKLGNVKIVEDFTHDDIVNYLSKAKVYFHPKVNEHFGISIVEAMSAGLIPVVHKSGGAWLDIVKEGKYGFGYSNVEEAANAIIEASKYENDFRDVSLNFSFDKFKERLSKILAR comes from the coding sequence GTGGTCGAATTTACTTTATATCACCATAGCTTTGAGGTACTAGGAGGTAGCGAGAGAGTTGCAATTGCAGTCTTAAATACCTTAAAATCCATGGGGTTCAAGGTTAAATTAGTTACACTTCACATAGATGTGGAGAATGTAAAAAAATGGGATAAAAATTTCGTAATGCCAGATGAAATTGTAGTAAAGAAATTTCCTATAAAATTTGGTCTTTATAAGGCCCTTTTTACTAGCATGTTAACGAGGCCAGGAAACACTTTTAGTACTATAGGAGATATAACTAACGCCGATTATAGTTATATTCACTTCCCTTGGTCTTTAACTGATAACTTGAAGATAATTAATGCTGAAGATAACGAGCCTTATATTAAAAATAGGAAAATGAGGACTTATTTCTTGCCTTATAAATATGTCCACAGAATTTTCTTTTCTAAAAGTAAGAGTAAATTACTAGCAAATTCTACTTGGACTGGAAAAATTTTGGAGCTTTCTGGATATTCTTACGAGGTACTTTATCCTCCAGTTGAAGTTGAGGAATATTTGAAAATTAAGGGAAATAGAGATCCAAAGCTTGTTTTAAGCATTTCTAGAATTGCTCCAGAGAAGAACCTTGAGAACTTGTTTTCCGTAGCTAAGGTTCTTAAGGATTATAACTTTGTGATATTAGGTTCTTCAGGCAGAAGCAAGAAATACCTTGAAGAAGTTAAGAGCATTTCAGGAAAGTTAGGTAATGTAAAAATTGTAGAAGATTTTACTCACGACGATATAGTTAATTATTTGAGTAAAGCAAAGGTTTACTTTCATCCTAAAGTTAATGAGCATTTTGGAATAAGTATTGTTGAAGCAATGTCTGCAGGATTAATTCCTGTAGTCCATAAAAGCGGTGGTGCTTGGTTAGATATCGTAAAAGAAGGGAAATACGGTTTTGGGTACTCTAATGTGGAAGAGGCTGCAAATGCTATAATTGAAGCCTCCAAGTATGAAAACGACTTTAGGGATGTATCTTTAAATTTCTCTTTTGACAAATTTAAGGAAAGATTATCAAAAATTTTAGCTAGGTGA
- a CDS encoding SDR family oxidoreductase yields MKRALITASTEGIGKGIAKALAKQSFSLVITSRSEEKVKKAVEELRAINPSIWGKTSDMTNLKSLEELVSFSIDKMGGIDLLVVNTGNPSKEPLLFEETTDEDWEYSVKLYLLSAVKLTKLVLPKMKEQHFGRIIYLSSWTVKEPQDIFVLADVSRAPLIQLAKILSKDYGKYNITFNVILMGSFNTPGASRGIERLAKARKKSFEEVWKEEVLDRIPLGRIGDPEKDLGKLILFLYDSDYITGTSILIDGGNTRAV; encoded by the coding sequence ATGAAGAGAGCACTAATAACAGCCTCAACTGAAGGCATTGGAAAAGGAATAGCTAAAGCTTTGGCAAAGCAAAGTTTCTCACTAGTCATAACTTCCAGATCTGAGGAAAAAGTAAAGAAGGCAGTTGAAGAACTAAGAGCAATTAATCCTTCAATTTGGGGAAAAACCTCGGATATGACAAACCTAAAAAGTTTAGAAGAGCTAGTATCTTTTTCCATTGATAAGATGGGCGGAATAGATCTACTTGTTGTAAACACTGGAAATCCCAGCAAAGAGCCTTTACTCTTTGAAGAAACTACAGACGAAGATTGGGAATATTCAGTAAAATTATATCTATTGAGCGCAGTAAAACTGACTAAATTAGTTCTACCTAAAATGAAGGAACAGCACTTCGGTAGAATAATTTACTTATCATCATGGACTGTAAAGGAACCACAAGATATATTTGTTTTAGCCGACGTTTCAAGGGCTCCATTAATACAATTAGCTAAAATTCTATCAAAGGATTATGGTAAGTATAATATTACCTTCAACGTCATTTTAATGGGTAGTTTTAACACTCCAGGAGCAAGTAGAGGAATTGAAAGATTGGCAAAAGCTAGGAAGAAATCTTTCGAAGAAGTATGGAAAGAAGAAGTACTCGACAGAATACCCTTAGGAAGAATAGGAGATCCGGAGAAAGATTTAGGAAAACTAATCCTTTTCCTTTATGACTCTGATTACATTACTGGCACTTCAATATTAATAGACGGCGGAAATACCAGGGCAGTATAG
- a CDS encoding chromatin protein Cren7 translates to MSSKKAIKVKTPSGKEVELAPEKAWSLAPKGRKGVKIGLFKDPETGKYFRRKLPDDYQI, encoded by the coding sequence ATGAGCTCTAAAAAGGCAATAAAAGTAAAAACTCCATCTGGAAAAGAAGTAGAGTTAGCTCCAGAGAAAGCTTGGTCATTGGCACCAAAGGGAAGGAAAGGAGTAAAAATAGGATTATTTAAAGATCCAGAAACAGGAAAGTACTTCAGAAGGAAATTACCAGACGACTATCAAATCTAA
- the pyrH gene encoding UMP kinase, with product MKLILKLSGKIFDEEDPQKLLTLKEVVKELVNEGNRVGIVTGGGSTARKYISLARKMGSNEAYLDLLGIWASRLNAYLVVFSLNDLAYMKVPESLEDFIQAWSYGKVVVTGGFQPGQSTAAVSALVAEASNADLLIIATNVDGVYDRDPRIYKDARLLTKINTEKLKEILEGTQSVKAGTYELLDPMAIKIVERSKIKVIVMNYNKLGKLKDIIAGKEISTLVEPE from the coding sequence ATGAAACTCATCTTAAAATTAAGTGGAAAAATATTTGACGAAGAAGACCCACAAAAACTTCTCACATTGAAGGAAGTAGTAAAAGAGCTCGTAAACGAAGGAAATAGGGTAGGAATAGTAACCGGAGGAGGAAGTACTGCAAGGAAGTACATATCCTTAGCTAGAAAGATGGGTTCAAACGAAGCTTACCTAGATTTATTAGGCATATGGGCTTCAAGGTTAAACGCTTACTTAGTTGTTTTCTCTTTAAACGACCTAGCATACATGAAAGTTCCTGAAAGCCTTGAAGACTTTATTCAAGCTTGGTCTTACGGAAAAGTAGTAGTAACCGGAGGTTTCCAGCCAGGACAGTCAACTGCTGCAGTTTCAGCTTTAGTAGCAGAAGCCTCCAACGCAGACTTATTAATAATAGCAACGAACGTTGACGGAGTTTACGATAGAGACCCTAGAATATATAAAGACGCTAGACTATTGACAAAAATTAACACAGAGAAGTTAAAGGAAATTTTAGAAGGAACGCAATCAGTAAAAGCTGGGACTTACGAATTGCTAGACCCTATGGCAATAAAAATCGTTGAAAGATCCAAGATCAAGGTCATAGTCATGAACTACAATAAGCTAGGAAAACTAAAAGATATAATAGCCGGGAAAGAAATTTCAACCTTAGTGGAGCCAGAATAA